Within the Halarcobacter mediterraneus genome, the region CTAAGACATTTGAAAAGAAGTTTTCAAAATATGATAGAAAACTTCAAGAAAAAATATTTAATGCCATTCAAAACTTGCCAGATGGAGATGTTAAAAGATTAACAGGTAATGAGATACCTCCTATTTATAGAATCAGAGTTTCAAAGTACAGAATACTTTTTCACATGAATGAGGAAGAGATTCAAATATTAAAAGTTGATAGCAGAGGTGATATTTACAAGTAGTAAATTGTCTAACAAAACTTTGCAGTGAACGCACAGCGTCACTGAAGTCAAACGTTATATTATAAAGATAAACAACAAATGAACTATCAAACATTTAAACCACATAAAGATTTAGAATCTATTGTTAAGTTTTATTGGACTTTAGAAGTGCCTTTTGATTCAAAAAATAAAAAGCAAAAAATTTTACCAGATGGCTGTATAGAAATGACTTTTAATTTTGGAGACAAAATTAAAAGATATACTTCTAAAGAAGACTTTATACTTCATCCAAATGCAATGGTAATGGGGCAGAGAACAAAATCATATTATATTTTGCCTATTGGAGATGTAGATACTTTTGCTATATGTTTTTATCCTCTTGGTTTTGCAAATTTTATACAAACACTTCTTAAAGACTTGGTCGATAAAGAAACACCAATATCACAACTTTTTGAAAAAACACAAGCTGAAGAATTAGAACAACACATGGCACATGCAAAAGATACCCAAGAAAGAATCAATATTATTGAAACTTTTTTATTAAAAAAACTTAATTTAAAAAATACAATAAATAATATTGTAAAATCAACAGTTGATACTTTATTAAAGACTAATGGAAAAACTCCAATAAATGTCATCTTGAAAGATAATATTTCAAAGAGAAGACAGATTGAAAGATACTTTAGAAAACAAATTGGCATAAGTCCGAAGCAATTGAGCAAGGCAATTCGATTGCAAGCAACTTTACAATTACTATTCAATAAAAAATCTGAAACTTTGACAGACATTGCATATGAGAGTGAATATTTTGATCAAAGTCACTTTGTAAAAGATTTCAAAGAGCTAACTGGGATTACACCCAAAGACCTTTTAAACAATGAACATATGGCTCTAGCTTCACTTTTTTATAAATAAATCTGAAGTGTCGCATTTCTACTATTTTAAATCTTATTATTAAGTTATAGTTTAAATCTCTATATGAGTCAAAATAAATTTAAAAGGAGAAGTGATGAAAAGTTATATTTCAATGTTTGAAATTCCAGCTACTGATATTTCACGAGCAATTAATTTTTATCAAACATTATTAGAGATTAAAATTGAAAAAATGGATGTTGAAGGTATGCAAATGGGAATATTACCTTATGAAGAACAAATGGTAACAGGAGTAATTATAAAAGCAGAAGGATATGAACCATCAGCAAACGGAGTAACAATCTACTTAAATGTAGGTGAAAATCTACAATTATTTCTTGACAAAGTAGAGAATAATGGTGGGAAAATCATAGTACCTAAAACAGCTCATGCAGATGAGAATGGCTACTTTGCAATATTCCTTGATTCTGAAGGAAACAAGATAGCTTTAAATTCACCTAGTTAAAGATAAAAAGTGCTATGATTTAAAAAACTAGTTGCTATAACGTTATAAAAAGGATTAAATATAATGAAAAGAATAATATTGGTTATTTTACTATCAGTATTTTTATTTGCTGAAAACAATTTACCAGAAGGGGCAATTAAAAGAGGTTCTTTATCAAATACAAAATTAATTAACGATGCTAAATTAGGAGTAATCTCAAAAGTTGCACAAATGGGATGTAAGAAACCTGAATCATTTAAGCCTTTTGTTTTGGCTATGCCAATGGGTAAAGTAGGTTCAAGAGTATGGAAAGAATTATGGATAGTGCAGGGGTGTAATTCTAAATACCCAGTTGAAATTATCTTTAGTGAAGATGGATTAGG harbors:
- a CDS encoding AraC family transcriptional regulator, whose translation is MNYQTFKPHKDLESIVKFYWTLEVPFDSKNKKQKILPDGCIEMTFNFGDKIKRYTSKEDFILHPNAMVMGQRTKSYYILPIGDVDTFAICFYPLGFANFIQTLLKDLVDKETPISQLFEKTQAEELEQHMAHAKDTQERINIIETFLLKKLNLKNTINNIVKSTVDTLLKTNGKTPINVILKDNISKRRQIERYFRKQIGISPKQLSKAIRLQATLQLLFNKKSETLTDIAYESEYFDQSHFVKDFKELTGITPKDLLNNEHMALASLFYK
- a CDS encoding VOC family protein; its protein translation is MKSYISMFEIPATDISRAINFYQTLLEIKIEKMDVEGMQMGILPYEEQMVTGVIIKAEGYEPSANGVTIYLNVGENLQLFLDKVENNGGKIIVPKTAHADENGYFAIFLDSEGNKIALNSPS
- a CDS encoding type II toxin-antitoxin system RelE family toxin gives rise to the protein MIISYSKTFEKKFSKYDRKLQEKIFNAIQNLPDGDVKRLTGNEIPPIYRIRVSKYRILFHMNEEEIQILKVDSRGDIYK